Part of the Candidatus Hydrogenedentota bacterium genome, CTGCTGCCGGACCCTGTGGAGACCCTGCGCGCTGCGGAAATCCTGGTAAAGGACGGGTTTGTGGTGCTGCCGTACATTCAGGCGGACCCCATGCTGGCGAAGCGGCTGGAGGAGCTTGGCACGGCCACGGTGATGCCCCTGGGCGCGCCCATCGGCAGCAACCGGGGCATCCGGACACGCGACATGATCCGCATCATCATCGAGCAGTCGAATGTGCCCGTGGTGGTGGACGCCGGGCTGGGCGCGCCCTCGCACGCCGCCGAGGCCATGGAGATGGGCGCGGACGCCGTGCTGGTGAACACCGCCCTGGCGGACGCGGCGGACCACGGCGCGATGGCGCGGGCCTTTGCCCTGGCGGTGGAGGCGGGGCGCATGGCGTGGCGCGCCGGACTGGCCCCGGAGCGCGCCGGGGCCGAGGCGTCATCGCCCCTGACCGGTTTTTTGGACGGGCTGTCCTGAGGCCGGACGCCGAGATATTTCATAAAATGTAACTGTTTAGCCGATTGGCGCAGGGACATTTGTTTTTTCTTGCTCTTGCTCTTTATCTTGCTCTTGCTCTAATTTTGTTTGAGAAACACGCTGTTTATCAAAAGAGCATGGAATTTGTGGCATTTGTGGCAAAGTTATTGCCTAGCGCTGCTGTTCTCTGTGGTGAAGATGCTGTCCAAGATGACCGGGTATACGCTTGCAGCCGGAGAAGAGGCTGATGAGTACGGAAGACCAGATTCGTTTAGGGAACTGGAGCAAGAGCAAGAAAAAACGCTTATGCCAATCGCCTAACGTGTTACTAAAACATATCACTCCCCGGAGTTTTTAATGAGTTTTCTGCCTGAAATCAGTTCCTGGCCCGCTGAACGGGTCCGGGCGCTTTATGACGGCGTGACCGGACAGGACGCGCTCGCCGCCATCGCGCGGGAGGAGCGCACCCCGCGCGATCTGGCGGCGCTGCTGTCCCCAGCCGCGCGGCCGTACTTGGAGGCGATGGCCCGCGAGGCGCAGCGCCTGACCCGGTGGCATTTTGGCCGGACCATCAACCTCTACGCGCCGATTTACATCTCGAACCTGTGCGCGGCGGACTGCGTCTACTGCGGGTACGCCGCGCGTTCCCACTCGCGCGAGAAGCGGGTGACCCTGCGTCCCGAACAGATAGACCGGGAGTGCGCCGCCCTGGCAGCGATGGGTTATGACAGCGTGCTGTTGCTCACGGGCGAGGCGCCGAAAATCGTGCCGCCCGCGCGAATTGCCGAGGCCTGCGAGATTGCCCGGCGCCATTTCT contains:
- a CDS encoding thiazole synthase, with the protein product MEQETKDDALVIAGRRFSSRLMIGTGKFPSARALRDAIAASGAEIVTVALRRVDLTRPDTEGILSAIDPKRQLILPNTSGARDADEAVRLARLARAAGLEPWVKLELTPEPRYLLPDPVETLRAAEILVKDGFVVLPYIQADPMLAKRLEELGTATVMPLGAPIGSNRGIRTRDMIRIIIEQSNVPVVVDAGLGAPSHAAEAMEMGADAVLVNTALADAADHGAMARAFALAVEAGRMAWRAGLAPERAGAEASSPLTGFLDGLS